The Glycine soja cultivar W05 chromosome 3, ASM419377v2, whole genome shotgun sequence genome window below encodes:
- the LOC114406660 gene encoding transcription factor ORG2-like yields the protein MVALFSPPVFSTKGWLLEEDPLSYDVSSEYSFPYQFYSPQTQIELEIERSTSPSPEDPAMVKKLSHNASERDRRKKVNHLVSSLRSLLPVADQTKKMSIPTTVSRVIKYIPELQQQVEALSKKKEDLLCRISRQLQGDAVNKDSQRRISHHNSDFVVSTSRLNDCEAVVHISSYEAHKAPLSEILQCLENNGLLLLNASSSETFGGRVFYNLHFQVEKTQRLESEILTEKLLSIYEKQRIF from the exons ATGGTTGCTTTGTTTTCCCCTCCAGTGTTCTCAACCAAGGGATGGCTCTTAGAAGAGGATCCATTAAGCTATGATGTGTCCTCTGAGTACTCATTTCCCTATCAATTTTATTCACCACAGACACAGATtgagcttgaaattgaaaggtCCACTTCTCCATCCCCTGAAGACCCTGCCATGGTCAAAAAGCTTAGCCACAACGCTAGTGAACGTGATCGCCGCAAGAAGGTCAATCACTTGGTTTCTTCACTTCGTTCACTTCTTCCAGTGGCTGATCAAACG AAAAAAATGAGCATTCCGACTACAGTTTCGCGAGTCATAAAATACATACCCGAGTTACAACAGCAAGTGGAAGCACTATCTAAGAAAAAAGAGGATCTTTTGTGCAGAATTTCTCGGCAATTGCAAGGAGATGCAGTGAACAAAGATTCTCAAAGGAGAATTTCCCACCACAACTctgattttgttgtttcaacAAGTAGGCTCAACGATTGTGAAGCTGTTGTTCACATTTCCTCTTATGAGGCTCACAAGGCTCCACTATCCGAGATCTTGCAATGTTTAGAAAATAATGGCCTTCTTCTGCTAAATGCTTCTTCCTCTGAAACCTTTGGAGGAAGGGTCTTCTACAACTTGCATTTCCAG GTGGAAAAAACTCAGAGATTAGAGTCCGAGATTCTAACTGAGAAGCTTTTGTCAATATATGAGAAGCAAAGGATTTTCTAA
- the LOC114406659 gene encoding haloacid dehalogenase-like hydrolase domain-containing protein 3 translates to MATIAARILGSNSRPAVALRRLRWPAYSSASAVVAEPETTEVKDYADYRRSLYGQITHKALLVDAVGTLVLPSQPMAQIYRKIGEKYGVEYSEDEILFRYRRAYGQPWGKSRLRYVNDGRPFWQYIVSYSTGCSDPQYFEELYNYYTTDKAWHLNDPGAEEVFRALRKSGVKLAVVSNFDTRLRPLLRALNCDNWFDAVAVSAEVAAEKPNPTIFLKACELLDVKPEDAVHVGDDRRNDIWGARDAGCDAWLWGSDVHSFKEVAQRIGVQV, encoded by the exons ATGGCTACAATCGCTGCCAGGATTCTCGGTTCCAACTCAAGGCCAGCGGTCGCGCTCCGCCGCTTGCGGTGGCCGGCGTACTCCTCCGCCTCCGCGGTGGTGGCGGAGCCGGAGACCACGGAGGTGAAGGACTACGCCGATTACCGCCGCTCCCTGTACGGACAGATCACGCACAAGGCGCTCCTCGTCGACGCCGTTGGCACGCTCGTTCTCCCCTCGCAGCCCATGGCTCAG ataTATAGAAAGATTGGAGAGAAGTATGGAGTGGAGTATTCGGAAGATGAGATACTGTTCAGATATAGAAGAGCGTATGGTCAGCCTTGGGGAAAATCTCGTCTCAG ATATGTTAATGATGGTAGGCCCTTTTGGCAATACATAGTTAGTTATTCTACTGGCTGCTCAGATCCTCAATACTTTGAAGAACTTTATAACTATTATACGACAGACAAG GCATGGCACCTCAATGATCCTGGCGCAGAAGAAGTATTCAGAGCTCTTAGAAAATCAGGTGTGAAATTAGCTGTTGTGTCAAACTTTGACACTAGATTAAGACCTCTCCTGCGGGCATTAAATTGTGACAATTGGTTTGATGCAGTAGCAGTGTCAGCTGAG GTTGCGGCGGAGAAACCAAATCCAACTATATTTCTCAAAGCATGTGAATTATTGGATGTAAAACCTGAGGATGCTGTTCATGTTGGGGATGACCGCAGAAATGATATATGGGGTGCCAGGGATGCTGGCTGTGATGCTTGGCTTTGGGGAAGCGATGTTCACTCCTTTAAGGAG GTAGCACAGAGGATTGGGGTTCAGGTCTGA